A genomic window from Tolypothrix sp. PCC 7910 includes:
- a CDS encoding DUF4351 domain-containing protein, which produces MTEERERSDQDSPWKEILEAYFPQAMQYFFPQTAALINWERPHEFLDKEFQQIARDAEQGRRYADKLVKVWHIQGEEIWLLIHIEIQAKPESNFAERMFSYNLRIFDRFGKPAISLAILCDSDSTWRPNQYSYNYPDTKLNFEFGTVKLWDYQTRWTELEASDNPFATVVMAHLKTQQTTKKLQERKTWKFSLIRRLYEQGWQEKDIRNLYRFIDWVMILPKALEVEFWEDFKQFEQERTMSYITTGERIGYERGREEGRQEGEQTLVVRQLQKRIGDLPEQLRLRIQTLSLNQLEELGEALLDFTAIEDLFNWLDTNQAQ; this is translated from the coding sequence ATGACAGAGGAACGCGAAAGATCTGATCAAGATAGCCCTTGGAAAGAAATTTTAGAAGCTTACTTTCCGCAAGCGATGCAATATTTCTTTCCGCAAACAGCTGCATTAATTAACTGGGAACGTCCCCACGAATTTTTAGATAAGGAATTTCAACAAATAGCGCGGGATGCCGAACAAGGAAGAAGATATGCAGATAAATTAGTCAAAGTTTGGCACATCCAAGGCGAAGAAATTTGGCTATTGATACATATAGAAATTCAGGCAAAACCAGAATCAAACTTTGCCGAACGAATGTTTTCATACAATCTGCGAATTTTTGACAGATTCGGCAAACCAGCAATTAGTCTGGCTATTTTGTGCGATTCGGACTCGACATGGCGACCAAACCAATATAGTTATAATTACCCTGATACCAAGCTGAACTTTGAATTTGGAACAGTCAAGCTTTGGGATTACCAAACCCGTTGGACAGAATTAGAAGCTAGCGATAATCCTTTTGCAACGGTGGTAATGGCACATTTAAAGACACAACAAACAACTAAAAAACTCCAAGAACGCAAAACTTGGAAATTTAGTTTAATTCGACGATTGTATGAACAAGGTTGGCAAGAAAAAGATATTCGTAACCTTTATCGCTTCATTGACTGGGTTATGATTTTACCAAAAGCATTAGAAGTGGAGTTTTGGGAAGATTTTAAACAATTTGAACAGGAGCGAACTATGAGCTACATTACCACAGGTGAGCGCATTGGCTACGAGCGAGGAAGAGAAGAAGGTAGACAAGAAGGTGAGCAAACTCTGGTTGTCCGACAACTACAAAAACGGATTGGAGATTTACCCGAACAACTTCGCTTACGCATCCAAACTCTTTCTCTCAATCAGTTAGAAGAACTTGGTGAGGCATTGCTGGATTTCACAGCCATTGAAGATTTGTTTAACTGGTTAGACACTAATCAAGCACAGTAG
- the thrS gene encoding threonine--tRNA ligase → MSPNQVPNQSEQPAKMYLPRSSESENLKKIRHTASHVMAMAVQKLFPKAQVTIGPWIDNGFYYDFDNPEPFSDKDLKAITKEMVKIINRKLPVVREEVSREEAERRIQEIKEPYKLEILADIKEEPITIYHLGNEWWDLCAGPHLENTSEINPKAIELESVAGAYWRGDETKAQLQRIYATAWETPEQLAEYKRRKEEAQRRDHRKLGKELGLFIFSDLVGPGLPLWTPKGTLLRSLLEDFLQKEQLKRGYLPVVTPHIAKVDLFKISGHWQKYKEDMFPLMAEDEAAAALENGFVMKPMNCPFHIQIYKSELRSYRELPMRLAEFGTVYRYEQSGELGGLTRVRGFTVDDSHLFVTPEQLDNEFLSVVDLILSVFNKLQLKNFKARLSFRDPASDKYIGSDEAWEKAQGAIRRAVEQLGMEHFEGIGEAAFYGPKLDFIFSDALEREWQLGTVQVDYNLPERFELEYVAEDGSRQRPVMIHRAPFGSLERLIGILIEEYAGDFPLWLAPVQVRLLPVGEAQIDFTKEVVAKMQALGIRAEVDLSGDRLGKLIRNAEKQKIPVMAVVGAKEVETNSLSIRTRASGELGVIAVDEVLDKLTTAIANFENF, encoded by the coding sequence ATGTCGCCTAATCAAGTTCCCAATCAATCAGAACAACCTGCAAAAATGTATTTACCTCGTAGCAGCGAATCGGAAAACTTAAAAAAAATCCGCCACACTGCTTCCCATGTGATGGCTATGGCTGTACAAAAGCTGTTTCCCAAGGCGCAAGTAACAATTGGCCCCTGGATTGACAATGGCTTTTATTATGATTTTGACAATCCAGAACCATTTAGCGATAAGGATTTAAAAGCCATCACCAAAGAGATGGTAAAAATTATTAATCGCAAATTACCAGTAGTTCGGGAAGAAGTCAGCCGAGAAGAAGCTGAACGTCGGATTCAGGAAATTAAAGAACCTTACAAGCTAGAAATTCTGGCAGATATCAAGGAAGAACCAATCACGATTTACCACTTGGGTAATGAATGGTGGGATTTGTGTGCGGGGCCGCATTTAGAAAATACCAGCGAAATTAACCCCAAAGCTATTGAATTAGAAAGCGTTGCGGGTGCTTATTGGCGTGGTGATGAAACCAAAGCCCAACTACAACGGATTTACGCTACTGCTTGGGAAACTCCCGAACAATTAGCTGAATATAAGCGGCGCAAAGAAGAAGCACAGCGCCGAGATCACCGCAAACTGGGTAAAGAACTCGGATTATTTATATTTTCTGACCTTGTGGGGCCAGGTTTACCTTTGTGGACTCCCAAAGGAACTTTGCTGCGGAGTCTGTTAGAAGACTTTTTGCAAAAGGAACAGCTAAAACGCGGCTATTTACCTGTAGTTACTCCCCATATTGCCAAAGTAGATTTATTTAAAATCTCTGGACATTGGCAGAAGTATAAAGAAGATATGTTCCCCTTGATGGCGGAGGATGAAGCAGCTGCGGCGTTAGAAAATGGCTTTGTGATGAAGCCAATGAATTGTCCTTTCCATATCCAAATATATAAAAGCGAATTGCGTTCCTATCGGGAACTACCAATGCGTTTGGCAGAATTTGGTACTGTTTACCGCTATGAACAATCAGGGGAATTGGGCGGTTTAACTAGAGTTCGCGGTTTTACTGTGGATGATTCTCACCTCTTCGTAACCCCGGAACAGCTAGACAACGAATTCCTCAGTGTGGTGGATTTGATTTTGTCGGTATTCAATAAACTGCAACTGAAGAACTTTAAAGCTAGACTCAGTTTCCGCGATCCGGCTAGCGATAAATATATTGGTTCGGATGAAGCTTGGGAAAAAGCCCAAGGTGCAATTCGCCGTGCTGTAGAACAGCTAGGAATGGAACATTTTGAGGGAATTGGGGAAGCAGCTTTTTATGGCCCTAAACTCGACTTTATCTTTAGTGATGCCCTAGAGAGAGAATGGCAATTAGGAACTGTACAAGTAGATTACAACTTACCAGAACGCTTTGAGTTAGAGTACGTTGCTGAAGATGGTTCCCGTCAACGTCCAGTAATGATTCACCGTGCGCCTTTTGGTTCTTTAGAACGGCTGATAGGGATTTTAATTGAAGAGTATGCCGGTGATTTCCCCTTATGGTTAGCACCAGTGCAAGTAAGATTGCTACCAGTAGGTGAAGCACAAATTGATTTTACAAAAGAAGTCGTCGCGAAGATGCAAGCTTTGGGCATTCGTGCCGAAGTGGATTTGAGTGGCGATCGCTTGGGTAAATTGATCCGCAATGCTGAGAAACAAAAAATACCAGTGATGGCAGTTGTGGGAGCAAAAGAAGTAGAAACCAACAGCTTGAGTATTCGTACTCGCGCCTCTGGGGAATTGGGTGTGATTGCAGTGGATGAGGTTTTGGATAAATTAACAACTGCGATCGCTAACTTCGAGAACTTCTAG
- a CDS encoding FGGY-family carbohydrate kinase, which produces MNLFLGIDFGTSGARAIVIDTEACIKAEMKYPWEIDGDWVDFWQKALFTLLASIPEALRQQIQAIAINGTSSTVLLVDAAGKPVDAPLLYNDARGSVMLEQLKSIAPENHTVVSATSSLAKLLWMAQLPSFNQARYFLHQADWLAFLLHGHLGISDYHNALKLGYDVEELQYPEWLENLHIPIQLPEVLPPGTPISELTPEIAAKFGLPHDCLVCAGTTDSIAAFLASGAKSPGEAVTSLGSTLVLKLLSRTRVEDARYGIYSHRLGDLWLAGGASNTGGAVLRQFFTDAELKSLSSQIDASTTSQLDYYPLLKPGDRFPINDPNLPPRLEPRPDNPVEFLHGLLESIARIERRGYQLLQQMGADELTQVYTAGGGAPNHTWTAIRERYLRVPVFSSKNTEAAYGTALLAMRGVGSAEC; this is translated from the coding sequence ATGAATTTATTTCTGGGGATAGACTTTGGTACCTCTGGTGCAAGGGCGATTGTGATTGACACTGAAGCTTGCATCAAAGCAGAGATGAAGTATCCTTGGGAGATTGACGGTGATTGGGTAGATTTTTGGCAGAAGGCTTTATTTACCCTTCTAGCATCCATTCCAGAGGCTTTACGGCAACAAATTCAGGCGATCGCTATTAATGGGACTTCTTCGACAGTATTGCTAGTAGACGCGGCTGGGAAGCCTGTAGACGCGCCTCTACTTTATAACGATGCGCGGGGATCGGTGATGCTGGAACAGTTGAAAAGCATTGCCCCAGAAAATCATACAGTAGTCAGTGCTACTTCTAGCCTAGCGAAGTTGCTGTGGATGGCGCAGTTACCAAGCTTTAACCAAGCCAGATATTTTCTGCATCAAGCAGATTGGCTAGCATTTCTGCTGCATGGACACTTAGGTATCAGTGATTACCACAACGCCTTAAAGCTGGGTTACGACGTTGAAGAGTTGCAATACCCAGAATGGCTAGAAAATTTGCATATTCCCATCCAGCTACCTGAAGTTTTACCTCCTGGTACACCTATTAGCGAATTAACCCCAGAAATTGCGGCTAAATTTGGTTTACCCCATGATTGCTTGGTATGTGCTGGGACAACAGATAGTATTGCGGCTTTTCTTGCTAGTGGTGCCAAATCTCCAGGAGAAGCGGTAACTTCCTTAGGTTCAACATTAGTACTCAAACTATTGAGTCGGACTCGCGTTGAAGATGCAAGATATGGAATTTACAGCCATCGCCTGGGTGATTTGTGGCTGGCTGGTGGCGCTTCTAATACTGGGGGTGCAGTGCTGCGACAATTTTTTACTGATGCTGAGTTAAAAAGCCTGAGTAGTCAGATTGATGCTAGTACAACCAGCCAATTAGATTATTATCCTTTATTGAAACCAGGCGATCGCTTTCCAATTAACGACCCCAATTTACCCCCACGCTTAGAACCACGCCCAGATAATCCTGTGGAATTTTTGCATGGGTTGTTAGAAAGTATTGCCCGCATAGAAAGGCGTGGGTATCAATTGTTACAGCAAATGGGAGCAGACGAGCTAACACAAGTTTATACTGCTGGCGGTGGTGCACCTAATCATACTTGGACTGCTATACGTGAAAGATATTTACGAGTTCCTGTATTTTCATCCAAAAATACAGAAGCAGCCTATGGGACAGCGCTTTTAGCCATGCGAGGGGTAGGGAGTGCTGAGTGTTGA
- the psaM gene encoding photosystem I reaction center subunit XII, with protein sequence MFLAVTSLSDTQVYIALVVALLPGLLAWRLATELYK encoded by the coding sequence ATGTTCCTAGCCGTAACATCTCTCTCAGATACTCAAGTTTACATCGCTTTAGTTGTAGCGCTGCTTCCAGGGCTTCTAGCTTGGCGTTTAGCTACAGAGCTTTACAAATAA
- a CDS encoding tetratricopeptide repeat protein has translation MTNNSYLAFGDKENNLYNLVSNNTINSQDLVIEDSYVRSCALKSAQQGDYTKAIALLSHLIRRHPQNAVDYNNRGLIYFQSGEAQKAFCDYNTALQINPSLASAYNNRANYYAACGKLAAAIADYDRAIDLNPSHVRARINRGITWRELGQYEEAIENFDVALLFGQLEGHIWAERGRTYHLWGDWNCAIADYRRALTQLPNSRKNVIGWRLRIQLENWLNELLSPEHPNA, from the coding sequence ATGACTAATAACTCCTACTTAGCTTTTGGGGATAAGGAAAATAACTTATATAATTTAGTATCTAATAATACAATTAATTCTCAAGATTTAGTCATAGAAGATAGCTATGTCCGCTCTTGTGCTTTGAAGTCAGCTCAACAAGGAGATTACACAAAAGCGATCGCACTACTCAGCCACCTAATTCGCCGTCATCCTCAAAATGCTGTTGATTACAACAACCGGGGGCTAATTTATTTTCAAAGTGGGGAAGCGCAAAAAGCTTTTTGTGACTACAACACAGCACTACAAATCAATCCCAGTTTAGCTAGCGCTTATAATAACCGTGCCAATTATTACGCCGCCTGTGGCAAATTAGCTGCGGCGATCGCCGATTATGATCGCGCAATCGATTTGAATCCTAGCCATGTGCGGGCAAGAATTAACCGAGGCATCACCTGGCGCGAATTAGGGCAATACGAGGAGGCAATTGAGAATTTTGATGTCGCACTGCTGTTCGGGCAATTAGAAGGTCATATCTGGGCAGAGAGAGGCAGAACATATCATTTGTGGGGAGATTGGAATTGTGCGATCGCTGACTATCGTCGTGCCCTGACGCAACTACCCAATAGCAGAAAAAATGTTATTGGTTGGCGCTTACGTATACAACTAGAAAATTGGTTAAACGAACTGCTATCTCCTGAGCATCCTAATGCTTAG
- a CDS encoding YajQ family cyclic di-GMP-binding protein: MASTFSFDIVSDFDRQELVNAVDQVVREIKGRYDLKDTATTVELGEQSIDVNTDSEFTLDAVQNILREKAAKRNLSQKIFDFGTVESASGNRVRQEIKLKKGISQDIAKQISKLIRDEFKKIQASIQGDAVRVTAKSKDDLQAVIQRLKQEDLPVALQFTNYR, encoded by the coding sequence ATGGCTTCTACTTTTTCTTTTGACATTGTGAGTGACTTTGACCGCCAAGAATTGGTCAACGCTGTCGATCAAGTTGTACGAGAAATTAAAGGCCGTTACGACCTCAAAGATACTGCCACTACTGTTGAGTTAGGTGAGCAAAGTATTGATGTCAATACCGATAGTGAGTTTACTTTAGACGCAGTGCAAAATATTCTGCGGGAAAAAGCTGCTAAACGTAATCTCTCTCAAAAAATCTTTGATTTTGGCACAGTTGAATCAGCTAGTGGTAATCGTGTACGCCAAGAAATCAAACTCAAAAAAGGCATTAGTCAAGACATTGCCAAACAAATTTCTAAACTGATTCGAGACGAATTTAAAAAGATCCAAGCCTCGATTCAAGGTGATGCAGTACGCGTAACTGCAAAATCTAAAGATGATTTACAAGCTGTCATTCAACGCTTGAAGCAAGAAGACTTACCAGTAGCTTTGCAATTTACAAATTACCGATGA
- a CDS encoding DNA recombination-mediator protein A: MSQSIDLINLDTLAQELATIQQTGSKRIALLGSRHVPITHQTLIEMMTYALVLSGNRVITSGATGTNSAAIKGAMRADPNLLTVILPQSLDRQPNESRQQLEQVMHLVENPSNDNLSLAEASYICNKEIISRCQQLICFAFHDSRTLLQTCKDAEEQRKVVTLFYFD, encoded by the coding sequence TTGAGCCAGTCAATAGACCTCATTAACCTCGATACATTAGCGCAAGAACTGGCGACAATCCAGCAAACAGGTTCTAAAAGAATTGCTTTGCTGGGTTCCCGTCATGTCCCCATTACGCATCAAACTCTGATTGAAATGATGACTTACGCCTTAGTCTTATCAGGCAATCGAGTCATCACTTCTGGGGCTACAGGTACCAATTCAGCTGCCATTAAAGGCGCAATGCGAGCTGACCCCAATTTGTTAACGGTGATTCTACCCCAAAGTCTAGATCGCCAACCCAATGAATCGCGCCAGCAATTAGAACAGGTAATGCACCTGGTAGAAAATCCCAGTAACGATAATCTGTCTCTTGCCGAAGCGAGCTACATTTGCAATAAGGAGATAATTTCCCGCTGTCAGCAACTCATTTGCTTTGCTTTTCACGACAGTCGCACTCTGCTACAAACTTGTAAAGATGCAGAAGAACAGAGAAAAGTAGTAACACTTTTCTACTTTGACTAA
- a CDS encoding phosphotransacetylase family protein translates to MPKSAKYLLIGSTETYSGKSATVLGLSYQLQQTGLDISYGKPLGTCWNVSVGNVFEEDVQFIAHSLNLPENRVALPILALDEASVQKRLVGEDKTNYQQSLLQQYLQMSKGDLVLLEGPGDLEEGKLFDLSLLQVANVLDAAVLLVARYKSLVSVEPLLSAKQRIGDRLIGVVLNDIPSEQLESVTNVVRPFLEQQGIPVLAMLPKHDVLRSVSVGELVKQLKADILCGSDRLDLMVESLAIGAMNVNAAVKYFRKRRNMAVVTGGDRVEIQQAALETSTQCLILTGQLPPPPFILSRAEELEIPILSVDLDTLTTVEIVDRTFGQVRVHEPLKVHCIRQLMSEHFDLERLLSKLGLSPAAALP, encoded by the coding sequence GTGCCAAAATCCGCGAAATATTTGCTGATTGGATCAACTGAAACTTACAGTGGTAAATCTGCTACAGTTCTAGGTTTGTCTTATCAGTTACAGCAAACAGGACTGGATATTTCCTACGGCAAACCATTAGGTACTTGTTGGAATGTATCTGTTGGTAATGTATTTGAGGAAGATGTCCAGTTCATTGCTCATAGCCTTAACTTGCCAGAAAATCGTGTTGCGCTACCAATACTGGCTTTAGATGAAGCCAGTGTGCAAAAACGCTTAGTTGGCGAAGACAAAACCAATTATCAGCAGTCCCTATTGCAGCAATATTTGCAAATGTCCAAAGGAGATTTGGTGTTGCTAGAGGGGCCTGGTGATTTGGAAGAAGGAAAGTTGTTTGACTTATCTTTGCTGCAAGTGGCCAATGTCTTAGATGCTGCTGTGTTATTAGTAGCACGCTATAAATCTCTAGTTTCAGTTGAGCCACTTTTATCTGCAAAACAGCGAATAGGCGATCGCTTAATTGGCGTTGTACTCAATGATATCCCTAGCGAACAACTAGAATCGGTAACTAATGTTGTGCGGCCGTTTTTAGAACAGCAGGGAATTCCTGTATTGGCTATGCTACCAAAACATGATGTGCTACGCAGTGTGAGCGTTGGAGAACTGGTCAAGCAGCTAAAGGCTGACATTCTTTGTGGTAGCGATCGCCTCGATTTAATGGTAGAAAGCCTAGCCATTGGCGCGATGAATGTGAACGCTGCTGTCAAATATTTCCGCAAACGTCGAAATATGGCAGTAGTTACAGGTGGGGATCGTGTAGAAATTCAGCAAGCAGCATTGGAAACTTCTACCCAATGCCTCATTCTCACTGGACAATTACCTCCTCCCCCGTTCATCCTCAGTCGTGCTGAAGAACTAGAAATCCCCATTTTATCGGTTGATTTAGATACACTCACCACTGTAGAAATTGTTGACCGCACTTTTGGACAAGTACGTGTTCATGAACCGCTAAAGGTTCACTGCATCCGTCAGTTGATGAGCGAGCATTTTGACTTAGAACGCTTATTATCCAAACTTGGGTTAAGCCCCGCAGCAGCTTTACCTTAG
- the ebsA gene encoding type IV pilus biogenesis protein EbsA encodes MSIEQLQPASQQQASVYLPYIQGNKRNFLPYAISLYQKGVLEGHRKIEASEAIPFVATWNVVTLPSDLTRCRMQFQGDADLSYEVMMVNSEFITYLIELMDNYKRNRTTDFSQAFYRKLLRIDE; translated from the coding sequence ATGTCTATTGAGCAACTCCAGCCAGCTAGCCAGCAACAAGCAAGTGTTTATTTACCATATATTCAAGGTAACAAGCGGAATTTCTTACCCTATGCCATCAGCCTTTATCAAAAAGGCGTTTTGGAAGGACACCGCAAAATAGAGGCTAGCGAAGCTATTCCCTTTGTAGCCACATGGAATGTTGTTACCCTCCCTTCAGATTTAACGCGTTGCCGAATGCAGTTTCAAGGTGATGCCGATCTGAGTTATGAAGTAATGATGGTTAATTCGGAGTTTATAACTTATTTAATCGAACTGATGGATAACTATAAACGCAATCGCACCACTGATTTTTCTCAAGCCTTTTATCGTAAGCTGCTGCGTATCGATGAATAA
- a CDS encoding glycosyltransferase family 2 protein: MPANFWPEEDSSNELAPLNSLLSDLSATEESIVETDPLFLPFRFQGRRRKAALVLTIVWSSTIALHLVSWGSLFVLGLTTILGIHALEVVFTRPRRHPKKIEGELPSVSILVAAKNEEAVIGRLVKSLCSLDYPDGKYELWVIDDNSSDRTPQLLTELAKEYKQLKTFRRSAQATGGKSGALNQVLPLTKGEIIAVFDADAQVSPELLHQVVPLFQREQVGAVQVRKAIANAKENFWTKGQMAEMAVDTYFQQQRTALGGIGELRGNGQFVRRAALESCGGWNEETITDDLDLTLRLHLDNWDIECVFSPAVEEEGVTNAIALWHQRNRWAEGGYQRYLDYWDLLLKNRLGTRKTWDLLSFMLIMYILPTAAIPDLLMAIALHRPPIFGPITGLSVSLSVIGMLTGLKRIHQGQKFQFSTYLVLLLQTLRGTLYMFHWFVVMSSTTARMSFRPKRLKWVKTVHTGVE; the protein is encoded by the coding sequence ATGCCAGCGAATTTCTGGCCCGAAGAAGATTCTAGCAACGAGCTGGCTCCGCTCAACTCTCTGTTGTCTGACCTCTCAGCAACCGAGGAGTCAATCGTAGAGACAGACCCTTTGTTTCTACCATTCCGGTTTCAAGGACGCAGACGCAAAGCAGCTCTAGTTTTGACTATAGTTTGGAGTAGCACGATCGCGCTGCATTTAGTTTCCTGGGGTTCTTTGTTCGTACTGGGACTGACCACTATTCTAGGTATTCACGCTCTGGAGGTGGTATTTACCCGACCGCGCCGTCACCCCAAAAAGATAGAGGGAGAATTACCTTCTGTATCTATATTGGTAGCAGCGAAGAATGAGGAAGCAGTAATTGGCAGATTAGTCAAGAGTCTTTGCAGTTTGGATTATCCAGATGGCAAGTACGAACTATGGGTCATTGACGATAACAGCAGCGATCGCACACCCCAGTTATTAACAGAACTGGCCAAAGAATATAAACAACTAAAAACTTTCAGACGTTCAGCACAAGCAACTGGTGGTAAGTCTGGCGCATTAAATCAAGTGCTACCACTAACTAAAGGCGAAATTATCGCCGTGTTTGATGCTGATGCTCAAGTCTCACCAGAGTTGTTGCACCAGGTAGTACCTTTATTTCAAAGAGAACAGGTAGGGGCGGTGCAAGTGCGAAAAGCGATCGCCAATGCCAAAGAGAATTTTTGGACTAAAGGTCAAATGGCAGAAATGGCCGTTGATACCTATTTTCAGCAACAGCGGACAGCGCTGGGTGGGATTGGCGAACTGCGCGGTAACGGTCAATTTGTCCGGCGTGCAGCCTTAGAAAGTTGTGGGGGTTGGAATGAAGAAACCATCACCGACGATTTAGACTTGACGCTGCGCCTACATTTGGACAATTGGGATATTGAGTGTGTCTTCTCGCCAGCCGTAGAAGAAGAAGGTGTGACCAATGCGATCGCACTTTGGCATCAGCGCAACCGTTGGGCAGAAGGTGGATATCAGCGCTATTTAGATTACTGGGATTTGCTGCTCAAAAATCGCCTAGGAACCCGAAAAACCTGGGATTTATTGAGCTTTATGCTCATTATGTATATTTTACCGACAGCAGCGATACCAGATTTATTAATGGCGATCGCCCTTCATCGTCCCCCCATCTTCGGCCCGATTACTGGTTTGTCTGTATCTCTCTCAGTCATCGGTATGTTGACTGGTTTGAAGCGGATACATCAAGGGCAAAAATTCCAGTTTTCTACATATTTAGTGTTACTGCTGCAAACTTTACGTGGCACCTTATATATGTTCCACTGGTTTGTCGTCATGAGCAGTACCACCGCTCGGATGTCATTCCGTCCCAAACGCCTGAAATGGGTGAAAACTGTACATACAGGGGTGGAATAA